One genomic region from Cygnus atratus isolate AKBS03 ecotype Queensland, Australia unplaced genomic scaffold, CAtr_DNAZoo_HiC_assembly HiC_scaffold_426, whole genome shotgun sequence encodes:
- the LOC118258567 gene encoding scale keratin-like: protein MACNDLYPPKTSVAIPQPIAESCNELCAQQCPDSTAFIQPPPVVVTFPGPILSSFPQQAVVGSSGAPAFGGSLGLGGLYGAGATQGSGGLCTFGRPYASPACSPYLLPRYSKKLWDTCGPC from the coding sequence ATGGCTTGCAACGACCTGTACCCGCCGAAAACCAGCGTCGCCATCCCCCAGCCCATCGCTGAGAGCTGCAACGAGCTGTGCGCGCAGCAGTGCCCCGACTCGACGGCCTTCATCCAGCCGCCCCCCGTCGTCGTCACCTTCcccggccccatcctcagctccttcccccagcaagCCGTGGTGggctcctccggggcacccgccTTTGGGGGctccttggggctggggggcctcTACGGCGCGGGGGCCACCCAGGGCTCGGGGGGCCTCTGCACCTTTGGCAGGCCCTACGCCTCTCCCGCCTGCAGCCCCTACCTCTTGCCACGCTACAGCAAGAAGCTGTGGGACACCTGTGGGCCCTGCTAA